Proteins encoded within one genomic window of Granulicella pectinivorans:
- the udk gene encoding uridine kinase has product MQLTLPSRPLVIGIAGCSGSGKTTLARELTSQLDATLLPLDFYYRDLAHLPPAERALQNFDHPDSIEEPLLIEHVQSLAAGQPIERPIYDFATHTRVANRTESITPTRVLLVEGILALHYDCLRALYDVSIYVNAPHDLCLHRRIHRDVRERGRTEACVIDQYNATARPMADLYVLPSAQHASLTVEGTDNLDWSVEQVLRYLHTHKLT; this is encoded by the coding sequence ATGCAACTCACCCTACCCAGCCGTCCTCTCGTCATCGGCATCGCCGGTTGTAGTGGCTCCGGCAAAACCACCCTCGCCCGCGAACTCACCAGCCAGCTCGACGCGACCCTCCTTCCCCTCGACTTCTACTACCGCGACCTCGCCCATCTCCCTCCCGCCGAACGCGCCCTCCAGAACTTCGACCATCCCGACTCCATCGAGGAGCCTCTCCTCATCGAGCACGTCCAGAGCCTCGCCGCCGGTCAGCCCATCGAGCGACCCATCTACGACTTCGCCACGCACACCCGCGTCGCCAACCGGACCGAATCCATCACGCCCACCCGCGTCCTGCTCGTCGAAGGCATCCTGGCCCTGCACTACGATTGCCTTCGCGCTCTCTACGACGTCAGCATCTACGTCAACGCCCCGCACGATCTCTGCCTTCACCGCCGCATCCATCGCGATGTCCGCGAGCGTGGACGCACCGAAGCGTGCGTCATCGACCAGTACAACGCCACCGCCCGACCCATGGCCGACCTCTACGTCCTGCCCTCCGCCCAGCACGCCAGCCTGACCGTCGAAGGCACCGACAACCTCGACTGGTCCGTCGAGCAGGTCCTCCGCTACCTCCACACCCACAAGCTCACATAA
- a CDS encoding CheR family methyltransferase codes for MPSDHDDACLRDAVEPPTQPLFDTRLTPISRLAGLPTLGDHASLLRAVLPGPTPESLTVSETSFFRDACLFEVLHTTILPTLIRLRQPTRRLRIWSAAASTGQEAFSLAILLADLFPQLADWDIRIIGTDISRHAIDYAQRGHFRANEVHRGLVSRILDRYFTHHANEWTVHPRIADLCDFRCANLCAPLPPLPRFDLILLRNVLLYLTPADRTNVLANMHRHLAPDGYLILGASEQAEDSTPLFHAQTIEGTYLYRPAI; via the coding sequence ATGCCGTCCGACCACGATGACGCCTGTCTACGCGACGCGGTCGAACCTCCCACCCAGCCTCTCTTCGACACCCGCCTCACCCCCATCTCCCGTCTAGCCGGACTCCCCACCCTCGGCGATCACGCCAGCCTTCTCCGCGCTGTCCTCCCAGGCCCCACGCCTGAATCGCTGACCGTCTCCGAGACCAGCTTCTTCCGGGACGCGTGCCTCTTCGAGGTTCTCCACACCACAATCCTCCCCACCCTCATCCGCCTCCGTCAGCCCACCCGCCGCCTCCGCATCTGGAGCGCCGCCGCCTCCACCGGGCAGGAGGCCTTCTCGCTCGCCATCCTCCTCGCCGATCTCTTCCCGCAACTCGCCGACTGGGACATCCGCATCATCGGCACCGACATCTCCCGTCACGCCATCGACTACGCCCAGCGCGGCCACTTCCGCGCGAACGAGGTTCACCGCGGCCTCGTTTCTCGCATCCTCGACCGTTACTTCACCCATCACGCTAACGAGTGGACCGTCCATCCCCGCATCGCCGATCTCTGCGACTTCCGCTGCGCCAACCTCTGTGCCCCTCTGCCTCCCCTGCCGCGCTTCGACCTCATCCTTCTCCGCAACGTCCTCCTCTACCTCACTCCCGCCGACCGGACCAACGTGCTCGCCAATATGCACCGTCATCTCGCCCCCGACGGCTACCTCATCCTGGGAGCGTCGGAACAAGCCGAAGACTCCACCCCTCTCTTCCACGCACAAACCATCGAAGGCACCTACCTCTACCGCCCTGCTATCTAA
- a CDS encoding purine-nucleoside phosphorylase gives MTDLYARAQFATAYIKSQTSTAPVLGIILGSGLGNFASQVENATAIPYADIPHFPQSTVAGHSGKLVIGTIAGIPVAVMQGRVHAYEGYAMPEVTFPTRVLGQLGCRSLIVTNAAGGINTSYTQGGLVALSDHINLTGTNAALGPNEPRFALVPGAAQRFFDMSAAYSRTLRELAQKEAAKQGIDLPEGVYLAVLGPSYETPAEIRAFRTLGADLVGMSTVHEVIIARHMGLQVLGLSLVTNMAAGVLDQAINHEEVMEFGLKAEARFTSLLLALIPQIDAAWSPDRMPTSHV, from the coding sequence ATGACCGACCTCTACGCACGCGCCCAATTCGCCACCGCTTACATCAAGTCCCAGACCTCGACCGCCCCGGTCCTCGGCATCATCCTCGGCTCCGGCCTCGGTAACTTCGCCTCCCAGGTCGAAAACGCCACGGCGATCCCCTACGCCGACATCCCCCACTTCCCGCAGTCCACCGTCGCCGGACACTCCGGCAAGCTCGTCATCGGGACAATCGCGGGCATCCCGGTAGCCGTCATGCAGGGCCGCGTCCACGCCTATGAAGGCTACGCCATGCCCGAGGTCACCTTTCCCACCCGCGTCCTCGGCCAACTCGGCTGCAGGTCCCTCATCGTCACCAACGCCGCCGGCGGCATCAACACGTCGTACACCCAGGGTGGCCTCGTGGCACTCTCCGACCACATCAACCTCACCGGAACCAACGCCGCCCTCGGCCCCAATGAGCCCCGCTTCGCTCTCGTTCCCGGAGCCGCCCAGCGCTTCTTCGACATGAGCGCCGCCTACTCCAGGACCCTGCGCGAACTCGCTCAGAAGGAAGCCGCGAAGCAGGGAATCGACCTCCCCGAAGGCGTCTACCTCGCCGTTCTCGGCCCCTCCTACGAGACTCCCGCTGAGATCCGTGCCTTCCGCACCCTCGGTGCCGACCTCGTCGGCATGTCCACCGTCCATGAGGTCATCATCGCCCGTCACATGGGCCTCCAGGTCCTCGGCCTCTCGCTCGTCACCAACATGGCCGCCGGCGTACTCGACCAGGCCATCAACCACGAAGAGGTCATGGAGTTCGGCCTCAAAGCCGAAGCCCGCTTCACCTCACTCCTTCTCGCGCTCATCCCCCAGATCGACGCCGCATGGTCTCCAGACCGGATGCCCACATCTCACGTTTGA